GAATACTGTCCTTTAGTTAATCCGTAGATACGGTTGTTCAGAAGAACAATATTGATATTCACATTCCTGCGAAGAACATGGATAAAGTGATTTCCACCAATAGCTAGTCCATCACCATCACCTGAGATTTGCCAAACAGTTAAATCCGGGTTAGCGACCTTCACGCCGGTAGCAATTGCAGCTGCACGTCCATGAATGGTATGAAAACCATAAGTATTCATGTAATAAGGTAAGCGGGATGAGCATCCAATCCCTGAAATCACGGCTGTCATATTCGGAGCAATTCCCAGTTCAGCCATAGCCTTGTGCAAGGAATTCAGCAACGCATGATCACCGCATCCCGGGCACCAACGAACATACTGATCACTCTTAAAATCTTTTGCTGTATATAATTGTTCGCTCATCTTACTTTTCCTCCATCAATTTAGTAAATTCTTCTACAAGTCTTAAAACATTAAAAGGCTGTCCCTTCACTCTATTGAACTGACAGATATCTAATCCAGGAATCTTCATACGAAGAAGTCCGGCAAACTGTCCTAAGTTCTGTTCAACCACTACAATCTTTTTGAATGCCCTTAAAACCTCTTCTGTATTTTTGGGTAGTGGGTTGATATATTGGAAATGAGCCAAAGCAACCTTTTTCCCTTCTTCATTACATTTTTCCACTGCAGAATAGAGGTGTCCGTAAGTACCTCCCCATCCTACAACCAGCAAATCAGCATCTTTGTCTCCCTGAACTTCAAGTTCGGGAATACAGTTGGCTATATAGTCAATCTTTGCCTGACGAGTCAACGTCATTCTCTGGTGATTATCTGCGTCAGTAGAAATAGCACTTGTAACAGCATCTTTTTCCAATCCGCCTACTCTGTGCATAAACCCTTCCATACCGGGAACAGCCCAGTAGCGAACCAACGTTTCCATGTTGCGCATGTAAGGTTTCCATGCCTCCTGCATTTCCTTAGTTACATAATTAGGCTTTATTTCAGGATAATCTTTCAAAGATGGAATCTTCCACGCAGCAGATCCGTTGGCAATATATCCATCTGTAAGAAGAATAACCGGAGTCATATGTTCCAATGCTATCTTAGCTGCCATATAAGCAGAGTCAAAACAATTTGTAGGAGAAGTTGCAGCAATCACAACCAGCGGACTTTCACCGTTACGGCCATATACAGCCTGCAGCAAGTCAGTCTGTTCGCTCTTGGTTGGCAAACCGGTTGAAGGGCCACCACGCTGAACATTCACAATTACTAACGGCAATTCTGCAATAACAGCAAGATTTATAGCCTCGCTTTTCAGACAAACGCCAGGTCCTGATGTAGAAGTTACAGCCAGATTTCCTGCAAAAGAGGCTCCAATAGCACTACATGCACCTGAAATTTCATCTTCACACTGCACGGTAACAACACCCAGCTGTTTCCACTTAGCAAGATTATGAAGAATATCAGTTGCAGGAGTAATAGGATATGAACCTAAGAATAGTTGCAAACCAGCTTTCTCTGCGGCGGCAACAAGTCCGTAAGATGTGGCAAGATTACCATTCACATCCGTATAAAAACCTTTTTCCTTCTCACCTTTAGATTCAACAATGTATGTAGATATTGAGGCATGGATATTGTGACCATAATTATAGCCATCCGTCAATACTTTAATATTTGCTTCCGCAATAGTAGGTTTCTTTGCAAACTTATCATTAAGCATATGCATAGCATGGTCCAGAGGTCGATTGAATAACCAGCAAACCAATCCCAATGCAAACATATTCTTGCATCGGATCGCAGCTTTATTATCCAGCCCGCTATCTTTGAGGCTATCCTTACACATAGAAGAGATAGGCGCATCAATAACCTGATTTTGAATGCCTAGCTCAGTAAAAGGCTCATCTGTTGTATAAAGGGCTTTCTCCAGATCCTTTTTTGTAAAGGAGTCTGTATCAATAATAATGATGGATTGAGGAGTAATGTGCTTTACGTTTGTTTTTAATGCGGCGGGGTTCATTGCTACAAGAACATCGCATTTATCACCGGAAGTGAAAACTTTCTTTGCACCAATATGTACCTGGAAACCGGATACTCCACTAATTGTGCCTTGCGGGGCACGAATCTCTGCCGGATAATCAGGAAACGTAGAAATATCATTTCCCAATACTGCCGATAGATTAGAGAAAATGTTTCCGGCTAACTGCATACCATCACCAGAATCACCAGAGAAGCGGACGACCACTCTCTCTAATTCTTTAACTACCATTTTGTCTGCCATAACTATCTTTTTTCTATTAATTTAAGATCAAGTCTTATAAAAAACGTATAAACACAAGCCTATTTACAATATTCTGCACATTGATAGACTCCTATTTATACGTGTACAAAGGTCGGAAAGTTATGCGACTTAGCAAAATCTTTTAGTGATTATCTAAGTAATGGCAATAAACTATTTATCTTTCTAATATTCCTTATTTCATTAACTTACATAGGCAAAGAATCGATTATTCTTCATTCATAGGCATCGACATATTCTCATCGCCTGGTTTATTTAGTTTATTATTCTTAGCACGCATATTTCCAAAATTATATGTCAATGTAAAACCCACTTGTCTTCCATTTCTCCAGCTTTTGGAATCCTGTATAAATCCTGTTCCAGAAGTTAGAGTATGCTGAATGCGAGAATTAAGAATGTCACGGGCATTTATACTCAAGCTAAATTTCTTATTCATGAATGATTTTCGCAGACCTGCATCTAAAGAATAACTTGCTTTTTGAGTACCCTGAGCCACAATCTGCCTTGCGTTATAACCTCCCGTAACTTGCAAAGAGATAGATTGCGGAAGAAGAACATTTGCTATCATCCGGGCATTCCATGAGAAGTTTTCACTTGCATTGCCCACAACAGGAGTAGTACTACCTTCAGGCAAATAACTAAATCCATCAAGTTTGTAATAGAACAAATTAACTGTAGTTGTAAGATCCAGTATTTTAAGCAATTTGTCTTTTCCTACCAATTCAACTCCAGCAGACTGAGATTTAGCCACATTATCATAAGTGGTTTTCATTACATTTCCATCCAGATAGCGGATACTTTGAATCACATCATCAGTTGTGCGATAATAGCCGGAGAAAGAAAGCATGTGGCTTTCCCAGTTTTTAATATAATTCAGTTCAAATGCATTTGAATATTCCGGGTTCAATTCCGGATTACCAAAAGAAATATTTGTAGAATCTGTTATATTCTTAAAAGAATTGAGCTGCCCTCCCCAAGGACGGGAAATACGGCGGGTATAATTCAGCTGCACTTCATTATTGTCAGGCAAAGCATATGAAATAAATGCACTTGGGAACAAACTAAAATAATCGGTCGAAAATGGAATGCTTTTATTTGCATAGTCTTCTGATCTTGTATTCACTTTGGAATATTCTCCACGTAATCCAAGCTGATACCCAAGCTTGCTGATGCGACCGGAATATGTTGTATAAAGCGCATGTATATCCTGATTGTAAATAAAGCGGTTATACAAACTATTATCAAAAACAGCAGAGCTCTCATTAAGACCAGAGTATGTTTTTACAGGACTGTTTTCTCTTCCAAGATTTCCTTTATAGCCAGCTTCAAATTTTGTATTGTCATTTATCTTATTCTGATAATCCAATTGAAACTCCCATTCATGTCTATTCATATTATTCAACTGATGTTGATAGGATGATGTCGTTTTATCTGTATAGAAAGATGTTTGATTATAGAGACTCGTATTATCCATTCCCCATTTATTGTATGAGGCGGTAAAATCAAGATAGCTATCTTTTGTAAAATCATGCTTATACCCAAGTTCTATATTTCCACCATTCATTGAATTATCCGAGTTAGACAAGCGATTACTCTTATAATATGAAACCGGAACATTGCTTAAATAATCAATTGTATTATTTTGATTCATATCACCAAACATTCCAAATCCACCTAGCGTGAAGTGATCTTTTGGGGTATAATGATAAGTAACGCCACCTCTTAAGAATAATCCAGAATGATCTCCGGATTGGTCTGAAATCTGGTTCAGGTAGGTATCATCGTCTTTTGTTTCAGTACCCTGAGTATTTGTTCTGTTAGTATATCCACCTCCGGTTCTTTCATGATGACGATAGCCTGCATTAGCGTAAACATCTAATTTACTGCTGCTATAATTGATATTAAAACTACCATTGTATCCTCCTTTGGTATCTGCACCCGTCTGAACGCTACCAAAATAACCAGCCTTGCGATCTTGCTTTAACACTATATTGATAATACCAGCCGTGCCATCAGGACTATATTTTGCAGAAGGGTTAGTTATCACTTCAATCTTCTCTATACTTTCTGCCGGCATTTGTTCCAGAATCTGCGCTCTGTTATCAGCAGATAATCCGGAAGCTTTTCCATTAATCCAGACTGTAACGTTTGAATTTCCCCGAAGAGAGACATCTCCGTCATTATTAACTTCAACAGAAGGTATGTTGCTTAACACATCACTTGCCGAGCCTCCTGCAGAAGCAATATTCTGATCTACATTAAAGACTTTCTTGTCTATCTCAAACTTCATCTGAGACTTTTGGCCCGTTACTTCCACTCCTTTCAACTCATGACTATCTTCTGCCAAAGAAATCATTTTCAGATTAACATTCTTATTTGATGAAGTGATGGCAAATTCTTTTTCATATGCCTTATACCCAATATAAGAAACACTCACAATGTATGTTCCTTCTTTTAAACCTCCAAGAATAAATGATCCGTTCTGGTCGGTAATCCCTCCTTTTAACAAGGAAGCATGAGTTTTAGTTTTTATACTAACATTAACAAACTGCAAACCTTCCTTTGTTTTTGAATCAATCACCATACCTTTAATATTTCCCAACTCCTCGGAAGCTGCGTAGCTACAAATACTGATTACTAGCAACAATGTACCCAATAACAATCTTTTCATCGTTTAGTCCCTAAAATGTATTTTTAAAATATATCACAAATATGACTCATTAATGGGACAATGGTTTAATACATTGTTATTCTTTAAC
The sequence above is drawn from the uncultured Bacteroides sp. genome and encodes:
- a CDS encoding TonB-dependent receptor, which produces MKRLLLGTLLLVISICSYAASEELGNIKGMVIDSKTKEGLQFVNVSIKTKTHASLLKGGITDQNGSFILGGLKEGTYIVSVSYIGYKAYEKEFAITSSNKNVNLKMISLAEDSHELKGVEVTGQKSQMKFEIDKKVFNVDQNIASAGGSASDVLSNIPSVEVNNDGDVSLRGNSNVTVWINGKASGLSADNRAQILEQMPAESIEKIEVITNPSAKYSPDGTAGIINIVLKQDRKAGYFGSVQTGADTKGGYNGSFNINYSSSKLDVYANAGYRHHERTGGGYTNRTNTQGTETKDDDTYLNQISDQSGDHSGLFLRGGVTYHYTPKDHFTLGGFGMFGDMNQNNTIDYLSNVPVSYYKSNRLSNSDNSMNGGNIELGYKHDFTKDSYLDFTASYNKWGMDNTSLYNQTSFYTDKTTSSYQHQLNNMNRHEWEFQLDYQNKINDNTKFEAGYKGNLGRENSPVKTYSGLNESSAVFDNSLYNRFIYNQDIHALYTTYSGRISKLGYQLGLRGEYSKVNTRSEDYANKSIPFSTDYFSLFPSAFISYALPDNNEVQLNYTRRISRPWGGQLNSFKNITDSTNISFGNPELNPEYSNAFELNYIKNWESHMLSFSGYYRTTDDVIQSIRYLDGNVMKTTYDNVAKSQSAGVELVGKDKLLKILDLTTTVNLFYYKLDGFSYLPEGSTTPVVGNASENFSWNARMIANVLLPQSISLQVTGGYNARQIVAQGTQKASYSLDAGLRKSFMNKKFSLSINARDILNSRIQHTLTSGTGFIQDSKSWRNGRQVGFTLTYNFGNMRAKNNKLNKPGDENMSMPMNEE
- a CDS encoding 2-oxoacid:acceptor oxidoreductase subunit alpha; amino-acid sequence: MADKMVVKELERVVVRFSGDSGDGMQLAGNIFSNLSAVLGNDISTFPDYPAEIRAPQGTISGVSGFQVHIGAKKVFTSGDKCDVLVAMNPAALKTNVKHITPQSIIIIDTDSFTKKDLEKALYTTDEPFTELGIQNQVIDAPISSMCKDSLKDSGLDNKAAIRCKNMFALGLVCWLFNRPLDHAMHMLNDKFAKKPTIAEANIKVLTDGYNYGHNIHASISTYIVESKGEKEKGFYTDVNGNLATSYGLVAAAEKAGLQLFLGSYPITPATDILHNLAKWKQLGVVTVQCEDEISGACSAIGASFAGNLAVTSTSGPGVCLKSEAINLAVIAELPLVIVNVQRGGPSTGLPTKSEQTDLLQAVYGRNGESPLVVIAATSPTNCFDSAYMAAKIALEHMTPVILLTDGYIANGSAAWKIPSLKDYPEIKPNYVTKEMQEAWKPYMRNMETLVRYWAVPGMEGFMHRVGGLEKDAVTSAISTDADNHQRMTLTRQAKIDYIANCIPELEVQGDKDADLLVVGWGGTYGHLYSAVEKCNEEGKKVALAHFQYINPLPKNTEEVLRAFKKIVVVEQNLGQFAGLLRMKIPGLDICQFNRVKGQPFNVLRLVEEFTKLMEEK